Proteins co-encoded in one Pseudorhizobium banfieldiae genomic window:
- a CDS encoding helix-turn-helix transcriptional regulator, whose protein sequence is MSVHLIVQLLVLAGEAKTAGELVGQLEALLGSYRFDFYELSLRAKPENGESEHVLAARMPENWRQVYVAKRYGLVDPVARMLLVAQRPFRMRDAASLMRNDPRRARLQRLTQDAMRHGILDGYVFPIHGRNGLMGHMSISGRPVDLSPVEISLFDTAAKRIMWRYLELQGAASEHEKHEPDSVPLTRRELEVISHLTQGLTSPEIARTLQISSHTVDWYINGLQDKMKAKNRQHVVALALRKGIVI, encoded by the coding sequence TTGAGTGTTCATCTAATTGTGCAACTTCTCGTTCTTGCAGGCGAAGCGAAGACTGCAGGAGAATTGGTCGGCCAGCTTGAGGCCCTTCTGGGCTCTTACCGGTTCGATTTCTACGAGCTGTCACTTCGTGCAAAGCCGGAAAACGGTGAATCGGAGCATGTTCTCGCTGCGCGGATGCCGGAGAACTGGCGGCAGGTCTATGTCGCGAAGCGCTATGGTCTGGTCGATCCCGTCGCACGCATGCTGCTCGTCGCTCAGCGTCCCTTTCGGATGCGGGACGCCGCTTCGCTGATGCGAAACGATCCGCGGCGGGCTCGACTGCAGCGCTTAACGCAGGATGCGATGCGGCACGGCATCCTCGACGGCTATGTCTTCCCTATCCATGGGCGGAACGGCCTGATGGGCCACATGTCGATCAGTGGTCGACCAGTCGACCTTTCACCGGTTGAGATCAGTCTCTTCGATACGGCAGCAAAGCGTATCATGTGGCGGTACCTTGAGTTGCAGGGGGCGGCCTCGGAGCATGAGAAGCATGAACCGGACAGTGTTCCACTCACCCGTCGCGAACTGGAAGTCATCTCCCATCTCACTCAGGGGTTGACGTCACCGGAGATTGCCCGAACGCTGCAGATATCGAGCCACACGGTCGACTGGTACATAAATGGTCTGCAGGACAAGATGAAGGCGAAGAACCGTCAGCATGTGGTTGCGCTCGCGCTGCGCAAGGGCATCGTGATCTGA
- a CDS encoding glucan ABC transporter ATP-binding protein/ permease, with protein MTLFQVYTRALKYLADNRFRVAVVVLANIVLAVITIAEPVLFGRIIDAISSGGEVTAILMLWAGFGVFNTVAYVLVAREADRLAHGRRASLLTEAFGRIISMPLAWHHQRGTSNALHTLLRASETLFGLWLEFMRTHLATAVALLLLIPTAFSMDVRMSIVLVLLSISYWMIGKMVMNRTKEGQASVEGHYHNVFSHVSDSISNVSVLHSYNRIEAETRALQDYTKNLLAAQYPVLDWWALASALNRTASTVSMMVILIIGTILVQQGELRVGDVIAFIGFANLLIGRLDQMRQFATQIFEARAKLEEFFILEDSVQEREEPAGMAELTDVRGTVEFRNVCFDFASTAQGIRDISFLAKAGETVAIVGPTGAGKTTLVNLLQRVYDPRQGQILIDGIDISTVTRRSLRHSIATVFQDAGLLNRSITENIRLGREGATEEEITRAAEAAAATDFIESRLTGYDTSVGERGNRLSGGERQRIAIARAILKNAPILVLDEATSALDVETEARVKAAIDRLRENRTTFIIAHRLSTVRDADKVIFLDNGRIVEMGTFDELSRSGGRFTSLLRTSGILTDEEHASSMSVAQA; from the coding sequence GTGACGCTGTTCCAAGTTTATACGAGAGCACTGAAGTACCTGGCCGATAACCGGTTCCGGGTCGCCGTGGTCGTTCTTGCCAACATCGTGCTGGCGGTGATCACGATCGCCGAGCCGGTGCTCTTCGGTCGCATCATTGACGCGATCTCTTCGGGCGGAGAGGTAACCGCCATCCTGATGCTCTGGGCGGGCTTCGGCGTCTTCAACACGGTGGCTTATGTTCTCGTGGCCCGAGAAGCCGATCGGCTGGCCCACGGGCGCCGTGCTTCACTTCTGACCGAGGCCTTCGGGCGCATCATCTCGATGCCCCTCGCATGGCATCATCAGCGGGGCACCTCCAATGCGCTGCACACGCTGCTGAGGGCAAGCGAGACACTCTTCGGCCTCTGGCTGGAGTTCATGCGAACCCATCTTGCGACGGCGGTGGCTCTGCTGCTCCTCATCCCCACGGCCTTCTCCATGGATGTGCGCATGAGCATCGTGCTGGTGCTTCTCAGCATCAGCTACTGGATGATCGGCAAAATGGTGATGAACCGCACCAAGGAAGGTCAGGCTTCCGTGGAAGGGCATTACCACAACGTGTTCTCGCATGTGAGCGATTCGATCAGCAATGTCTCTGTGCTGCACAGCTACAACCGCATAGAGGCGGAGACGCGAGCGCTGCAGGACTACACGAAGAACCTTCTCGCCGCCCAATATCCCGTCCTCGACTGGTGGGCCTTGGCCAGCGCGCTCAACCGGACGGCGTCGACCGTCTCGATGATGGTGATCCTGATCATCGGCACCATTCTCGTCCAGCAGGGAGAGTTGCGGGTCGGCGACGTCATCGCCTTCATAGGCTTCGCGAACCTGCTGATCGGCCGTCTCGATCAGATGCGGCAGTTCGCAACCCAGATCTTTGAGGCACGAGCGAAGCTCGAAGAGTTCTTCATTCTCGAAGACTCGGTCCAGGAGCGCGAAGAGCCGGCCGGCATGGCCGAACTGACGGATGTTCGCGGCACGGTCGAGTTCAGGAACGTGTGCTTCGACTTTGCGAGCACCGCGCAGGGCATCCGGGACATCTCCTTCCTTGCCAAGGCTGGTGAGACGGTCGCAATCGTCGGTCCAACCGGGGCAGGGAAGACGACCCTCGTCAACCTGCTGCAGCGGGTCTACGACCCAAGGCAGGGACAAATCCTCATTGACGGGATCGACATTTCGACCGTTACCCGACGCTCCCTCCGCCACTCCATCGCTACCGTCTTCCAGGACGCCGGCCTTCTCAACCGCTCGATCACCGAAAACATCCGGCTTGGCCGTGAAGGCGCTACGGAGGAGGAAATCACCAGGGCCGCAGAGGCTGCCGCGGCGACGGACTTTATCGAGAGCCGTCTCACCGGCTACGATACGTCCGTCGGAGAACGCGGCAATCGCCTCTCTGGCGGCGAACGCCAGCGCATCGCAATCGCGCGCGCCATCCTCAAGAATGCTCCAATCCTGGTGCTGGACGAGGCGACCAGTGCCCTCGATGTCGAAACGGAGGCCAGGGTCAAGGCGGCAATCGATCGTCTGCGGGAGAACCGTACCACCTTCATCATTGCCCATCGCCTTTCGACCGTCAGGGATGCTGACAAGGTAATCTTCCTCGACAATGGTCGCATCGTGGAGATGGGCACGTTCGATGAACTGAGCCGTAGCGGCGGCCGCTTTACCTCCCTGCTTCGGACCAGCGGCATCCTGACGGACGAAGAGCACGCGAGCAGCATGTCCGTGGCACAGGCCTGA
- a CDS encoding GH36-type glycosyl hydrolase domain-containing protein, whose product MSFHSTPSASPRDTDVKHVDHNDTIRAAYMKNEELRDLGQVFGRDGLQRLPEFAPFEFYGRHRSNEKDILRIYRTIAADVDAGAAITPAAEWLIDNHYIVEEAIQEVRRDFPRRFYRQLPRVTVGGHSMPRVMALAWLYVAHTHSTVSKESLASLVEGFQETEPLEIGELWALPSILRFVLIENLRRIAVRVDKSRRMRIRANELADRIIRLNDEGASAGVLKDMEPFAADHTFATQFFYRLRNASQTSSFAVSWLDERLQQAGTDAEEVMMAEHNRLASGNVTMGNIIKSLREIDDTEWSVWFEDVSHVDRIFRERSDYEALDFGSRNSYRNRVEQLARRSPRTEIEVARAAVELAAEAERSGADAGERNIGAFLVGRRRRRLEAEVGYNPPLLQRTIRQVRRLHWLAVAIPVVALTLLAMIVVGWFLAEAGMPGPLLALFLVMFALPASEGATGLFNTLVTYFVRPARLVGYEFKDGIPEDARTLLAVPCMLTNRDTVDELVRNLEVHYLANPRGEIYFALVSDWKDGQVEESPEDLEILEYAKREVANLARRYAFDGRTRFYLLHRRRLFNPSEGVWMGWERKRGKLHELNLLLRGDKDTSFLPGANVIPDGVQYVMTLDSDTRLMRDAVTKLAGKLHHPINQPVHDPDSGRVIEGYGILQPRVTPSLTTGKDASVFQRVFSVGRGLDPYVFTVSDVYQDLTGEGTFTGKGLYHIDAFEQAIKGRIDENSVLSHDLLEGSFARCALVTDVELVEDFPTRYEVEVSRQHRWARGDWQLLPYILDPSRGITALGRWKMVDNLRRSLTPIAWFFASVLGWYFFEPLGALVWQIFLIFLLFVAPTLSLVTGLLPRSRDIVPRAHFYSVWSEIRSANAQVALRVVFIADTACLMTDAIGRSLYRLFVSRKLMLEWKTAASIQSSAQGSPLDYYKQMWHAPTIAVFSIIFAAIPGDNAFLVGLPFAMLWILSPLVAWYVSQSAETEDRLFVPDEVATELRQISRRTWRYFDTFVTAEENHLPPDNFQERPEPVVARRTSPTNIGVYLLSVVSARQFGWISFAETIERLERTIETVGKMEKYRGHLVNWYHTDSLAPLGPRYISSVDSGNLAGHLIAISSACKAWGEAPSAHLQSSLDGVGDVAGILSLALKALPDDRKTVRPLRRRIEERVNGFGNALAAVKREHEFASIRIINLAVLARDIQKLATNLHHETQSPLSEELLYWSNELVEVCEAHISDSVFDHANIEPLRRRLVALADRARDIAFSMDFTFLFRKDRRLLSIGYRLDGNELDEACYDLLASECRLTSLFAIAKGDLPNEHWYRLGRQVVPIGAQGALVSWSGSMFEYLMPPLVMQERQGGILNQTNNLVVREQIAHGRRLGTPWGISEAAFNARDHLLNYQYTNFGVPTLGLKRGLGQNAVIAPYASILASQYDPLAAIDNLQNLQKLGALGRYGFHDAVDFTPTRVPAGSRCAVVYNYYAHHHGMSIAAVANVVFNGYLRELFHADPVIEAAELLLQEKAPRDVPVMSAKYEETPGRGRSELLRPEIRTIENPAFRDREIALLSNGHYSVMLTATGSGASRWNGQVVSRWKPDPTEDRWGQFIFLRDTATGEWWSTTAEPRRAEGETARTMFGDDKVEFHKTVGDLTSVVECIVASEHDAEGRRVTLLNMGDDDRFIEITSYLEPVLAMEQDDNAHPVFSRMFVRTEIGKRGDVIRAWRNKRTPNDPDMMVAHLAADNAGSARPTEFETDRRKFLGRGRSLAEAAAFDRDAALSGTDGFTLDPIMSLRRVVRVPAGKKITMIFWTIAAPKRDELDQAIERYRHPDAFAHELVQAWTRTQVQMRHLGVSSQQAAGFQHLARYLIYSDMHLRSDQETLLSGLQPQSALWPMAISGDHPIFVLRINDDMDVGVAKEALSAQEYLRSRGVVADLVIINEQASSYAQEMQHALESMSEGLRRASQAESGRDHVFVLRRDLMDEGTFDAIISAARIVLHARNGKLIDQINRAVSLFSTPADATTYQRPLVSAHDPLTASGSALSEGLDFWNGFGGFDKDGSEYVVRLRGGQNTPQPWINVVANERFGFHVATEGGGYTWSQNSRDYQLTAWTNDPVVNRPSEAFYVLDRDSRAVISPFAALARQSDTVFEARHGLGYSSFSTREEGLKITLTQTVDQRRPVKISSLSVRNEGSTPRELRVFAYAEWLLGNSSARTMPYVVTSNDPETGALLATNRFNTAYRRHAFLGANTELSSFTTSRRDFIGRFGSIAYPAALASLEDLNGSVGIDGDPCAAVACEVTLAPGEEKEIAFYLGDAETAEEAIALLREIRTENPGQILDATRRHWRDLTGRLSVATPDKAFDALVNHWLPYQALACRITARSAFYQASGAYGFRDQLQDTLAFLAQQPSLAREQILAAGSRQFPEGDVQHWWLPQGGAGVRTRIADDVVWLAYAANEYMRVTGDDTILDEELPFIEGPILDERQHDSFFEPGASSQTATLYEHAARALDLAVSRTGEHGLPLILGGDWNDGMNRVGIGGKGSSVWLGWFLLGTLTEFAVHAAKRGDLSREELWKEHAARLKEALETAGWDGAYYRRGYFDDGSPLGSAQNTECRIDSLSQSWSVLSGAGDPERSAQAMDAVLSELVDDNTGIIRLFTPPFAEAAVDPGYIKAYPPGVRENGGQYTHAAAWVVLALIRLGRTDEAWRCFNLLNPINHTRDAEAAEQYRVEPYVVAADVYGAGDLAGRGGWTWYTGSAGWLYRVAVEGFLGIRREAERLVVRPTIPADWLGYSAEIMVDGVRYNVVVERREEGLSVSVNGIQVDGDQGILLSEVSSRRMREQVIA is encoded by the coding sequence GTCGCTGGCTTCGCTCGTCGAAGGCTTCCAGGAAACGGAGCCGCTCGAAATCGGTGAACTCTGGGCGCTGCCTTCCATTCTTCGCTTCGTGCTCATCGAAAACCTCCGGCGGATCGCGGTGCGTGTGGACAAGTCCCGGCGCATGCGGATCAGGGCGAACGAACTGGCAGACCGCATCATCCGGCTGAACGACGAAGGTGCCAGCGCCGGTGTCCTGAAGGACATGGAGCCCTTCGCTGCGGACCATACCTTTGCGACGCAGTTCTTCTACCGGCTTCGCAACGCCTCGCAGACATCCAGTTTTGCGGTGTCGTGGCTCGACGAGCGGCTCCAGCAGGCCGGCACGGATGCCGAAGAGGTCATGATGGCGGAGCACAACCGCCTTGCCTCCGGCAACGTCACGATGGGCAACATCATCAAGAGCCTGCGCGAGATCGATGACACCGAGTGGAGCGTCTGGTTCGAGGACGTCTCGCATGTGGATCGGATCTTCCGCGAGAGGTCCGATTACGAGGCTCTCGATTTCGGCTCGCGCAACAGTTACCGCAACCGGGTGGAGCAGTTGGCGCGCCGGTCCCCCAGGACCGAGATCGAGGTGGCACGGGCGGCCGTCGAGCTTGCAGCCGAGGCCGAGCGCAGCGGTGCAGATGCAGGTGAGCGCAATATCGGCGCCTTCCTCGTCGGACGCCGCCGCAGGCGGCTAGAGGCGGAAGTGGGTTACAACCCTCCGCTCCTGCAGCGCACCATCCGCCAGGTTCGGCGGCTACATTGGCTGGCTGTTGCCATTCCGGTTGTCGCGCTGACGCTTCTGGCGATGATCGTCGTCGGCTGGTTCCTCGCCGAAGCCGGTATGCCGGGGCCGCTGCTTGCGCTCTTCCTCGTGATGTTTGCGCTGCCGGCATCGGAAGGAGCGACGGGCCTCTTCAACACGCTGGTCACCTATTTCGTGAGACCGGCGCGCCTCGTCGGGTATGAATTCAAGGACGGTATTCCCGAGGACGCCCGCACACTGCTCGCCGTACCGTGCATGCTCACGAACCGGGACACGGTGGATGAACTGGTCCGGAACCTTGAGGTCCATTATCTCGCGAACCCGCGCGGCGAAATCTATTTCGCGCTGGTGAGCGACTGGAAGGACGGCCAGGTCGAGGAATCGCCAGAAGATCTCGAAATTCTCGAATACGCAAAGCGGGAAGTCGCCAACCTCGCGCGCAGATATGCCTTCGACGGTCGGACGCGCTTCTACCTTCTCCACCGGCGCCGGCTGTTCAACCCAAGCGAAGGTGTATGGATGGGTTGGGAGCGGAAGCGCGGCAAGCTTCATGAACTCAACCTCCTCCTGCGAGGAGACAAGGACACGAGCTTCCTGCCGGGCGCAAATGTGATTCCGGATGGCGTCCAATACGTGATGACCCTGGATTCCGACACCCGGCTCATGCGCGATGCGGTGACCAAACTGGCAGGCAAGCTGCACCATCCGATCAACCAGCCGGTTCACGATCCGGATTCTGGTCGGGTAATCGAAGGTTATGGAATCCTTCAGCCGCGGGTTACGCCGTCGCTGACGACGGGCAAGGACGCATCCGTCTTCCAGAGGGTGTTCTCCGTTGGCCGCGGCCTGGACCCTTACGTCTTCACCGTGTCGGACGTCTACCAGGACCTCACCGGAGAGGGTACTTTCACAGGCAAGGGTCTTTATCATATCGATGCGTTCGAGCAGGCGATCAAAGGTCGGATCGACGAGAACTCGGTTCTCAGTCACGATCTTCTTGAAGGATCGTTCGCCCGCTGCGCGCTCGTCACCGATGTGGAACTGGTCGAGGATTTTCCGACACGCTATGAGGTCGAGGTGTCCCGCCAGCATCGCTGGGCGCGGGGCGACTGGCAGCTGCTGCCCTATATCCTCGATCCCAGCCGCGGGATCACCGCGCTCGGCCGGTGGAAGATGGTCGACAACCTGCGCCGGTCGCTGACTCCGATCGCCTGGTTTTTCGCTTCCGTCCTTGGCTGGTACTTCTTCGAACCCCTTGGCGCTCTTGTCTGGCAGATATTCCTGATTTTCCTGCTCTTCGTTGCGCCCACGCTGTCGCTCGTCACCGGCCTTCTGCCCAGAAGCCGGGACATCGTGCCGCGGGCCCACTTCTACTCCGTCTGGTCGGAGATCCGTTCTGCCAATGCACAGGTGGCGCTCCGCGTCGTGTTCATCGCCGATACGGCCTGCCTGATGACCGACGCGATCGGCCGGTCGCTCTATCGCCTGTTCGTCAGCCGCAAGCTCATGCTGGAATGGAAGACTGCCGCAAGCATCCAGTCCAGCGCCCAGGGCAGCCCTTTAGACTATTACAAGCAGATGTGGCATGCGCCGACGATTGCTGTCTTTAGCATCATCTTCGCGGCGATCCCGGGCGACAACGCGTTTCTCGTCGGCCTGCCCTTCGCGATGCTGTGGATACTGTCTCCGCTAGTGGCCTGGTATGTCAGCCAGTCCGCCGAGACGGAAGATCGGCTGTTCGTTCCCGACGAGGTCGCCACCGAACTTCGGCAGATTTCCCGGCGCACCTGGCGTTACTTCGATACCTTCGTGACGGCAGAAGAGAACCACCTGCCGCCGGACAACTTCCAGGAGCGGCCGGAGCCGGTCGTTGCGCGCCGGACCTCACCCACCAATATCGGCGTCTATCTTCTTTCCGTCGTATCCGCCCGCCAGTTCGGATGGATCAGCTTCGCGGAGACCATCGAGCGGCTTGAGCGAACGATCGAGACCGTCGGGAAGATGGAGAAATACCGCGGTCACCTGGTGAACTGGTATCATACGGACAGCCTTGCACCACTCGGACCGAGGTACATTTCCTCAGTCGATAGCGGCAATCTTGCCGGCCACCTGATCGCGATCTCCTCGGCCTGCAAGGCTTGGGGGGAAGCACCCTCTGCGCACCTGCAGTCAAGCCTCGACGGCGTCGGCGACGTGGCGGGAATCCTGTCGCTGGCGCTCAAGGCGCTACCCGACGACCGAAAGACCGTTCGGCCGTTGCGGCGCAGGATCGAGGAGCGGGTGAATGGCTTCGGCAATGCCCTCGCAGCCGTCAAGCGGGAGCACGAATTTGCATCGATCCGGATCATCAATCTCGCCGTGCTGGCGCGCGACATCCAAAAGCTTGCGACAAACCTTCACCACGAAACGCAGTCCCCGCTGAGCGAGGAACTGCTCTATTGGTCGAACGAATTGGTTGAGGTCTGCGAGGCGCATATTTCCGACAGCGTCTTTGACCACGCCAATATCGAGCCTCTGCGTAGGCGGCTCGTCGCCCTCGCTGACAGGGCGCGAGACATCGCCTTCAGCATGGATTTCACCTTCCTGTTTCGGAAGGACCGCCGACTGCTCTCCATCGGTTACCGGCTCGACGGCAACGAACTGGATGAGGCCTGCTACGACCTGCTTGCATCCGAATGCCGTCTCACAAGTCTCTTCGCGATTGCCAAGGGTGACTTGCCCAATGAGCATTGGTATCGGCTTGGGCGTCAGGTGGTGCCGATCGGTGCCCAGGGCGCGCTCGTCTCCTGGTCCGGGTCCATGTTCGAATACCTCATGCCGCCTCTCGTCATGCAGGAACGGCAAGGAGGTATCCTCAACCAGACCAACAACCTCGTCGTGAGGGAACAGATCGCTCACGGACGGCGGCTTGGCACGCCATGGGGCATATCGGAAGCAGCATTCAACGCCCGCGACCACCTGCTGAACTATCAGTACACCAACTTCGGGGTTCCGACGCTCGGCCTCAAGCGCGGGCTGGGGCAGAACGCGGTCATCGCACCCTATGCCTCGATCTTGGCCAGCCAGTACGATCCGCTGGCCGCCATCGACAACCTCCAGAATCTCCAGAAGCTCGGAGCGCTTGGGCGCTACGGTTTCCACGATGCCGTAGACTTCACGCCTACTCGCGTGCCCGCCGGTTCCCGCTGCGCTGTCGTCTACAACTACTATGCACACCACCATGGCATGTCGATCGCTGCGGTCGCGAACGTTGTCTTCAACGGCTATCTCCGCGAGCTCTTCCATGCCGATCCCGTCATCGAGGCCGCGGAGCTCCTGCTGCAGGAAAAGGCCCCGCGCGACGTTCCGGTGATGAGCGCGAAGTACGAGGAGACACCCGGCAGAGGTCGGTCAGAACTGCTGCGGCCGGAGATCCGTACGATCGAGAACCCGGCGTTCCGGGATCGCGAGATCGCTCTCCTCTCCAACGGCCACTACTCGGTAATGCTGACAGCGACCGGTTCCGGCGCTTCCCGTTGGAACGGACAGGTTGTCTCGCGATGGAAGCCGGATCCTACCGAGGACCGCTGGGGCCAGTTCATCTTCCTCCGCGATACGGCGACAGGCGAGTGGTGGTCGACGACCGCCGAGCCCCGGCGCGCTGAAGGTGAAACTGCGCGGACCATGTTCGGTGACGACAAGGTGGAGTTCCACAAGACCGTCGGCGACCTGACAAGCGTGGTGGAGTGCATTGTTGCCAGCGAACACGACGCCGAAGGGCGCCGGGTGACATTGCTGAACATGGGTGATGACGATCGCTTCATCGAGATCACGTCCTATCTCGAACCGGTTCTGGCGATGGAACAGGACGACAACGCCCATCCCGTGTTCTCGCGAATGTTCGTACGCACCGAAATCGGCAAGCGCGGCGATGTTATCCGTGCCTGGCGAAACAAGCGCACCCCGAACGATCCGGACATGATGGTTGCCCATCTGGCGGCCGACAATGCCGGCTCGGCCCGGCCGACCGAATTCGAAACGGACCGACGCAAGTTCCTCGGGCGTGGCCGCAGCCTGGCAGAGGCCGCAGCCTTCGACAGGGACGCCGCCCTCTCGGGGACCGACGGCTTCACTCTCGATCCGATCATGTCGCTTCGGCGTGTCGTCCGAGTCCCCGCCGGCAAGAAGATCACCATGATCTTCTGGACAATTGCCGCACCGAAGCGCGACGAACTTGATCAGGCGATAGAGCGTTATCGCCATCCGGATGCCTTCGCTCACGAGCTGGTTCAGGCGTGGACGAGAACCCAGGTCCAGATGCGCCATCTGGGCGTAAGCTCCCAGCAGGCCGCGGGGTTCCAGCACCTGGCCCGCTACCTGATATACTCGGACATGCATCTCCGCTCGGACCAGGAGACATTGCTCTCTGGTCTGCAGCCGCAATCGGCACTTTGGCCCATGGCCATATCCGGAGACCACCCGATCTTTGTCCTGCGCATCAATGACGACATGGATGTGGGCGTGGCGAAGGAGGCGCTGAGCGCCCAGGAATACCTTCGCTCACGCGGGGTCGTCGCCGACCTTGTCATCATCAACGAGCAGGCTTCCTCCTACGCACAGGAAATGCAGCATGCGCTCGAGAGCATGAGTGAGGGTCTGCGCCGGGCGAGCCAAGCAGAATCGGGGCGTGACCACGTTTTCGTGCTGCGCCGGGATCTCATGGACGAGGGAACCTTCGACGCAATCATATCTGCGGCGCGCATCGTTCTTCATGCCCGCAACGGCAAGCTCATCGACCAGATCAACCGTGCAGTCTCGCTATTCTCGACACCTGCCGATGCGACGACCTACCAGCGGCCGCTGGTCTCCGCTCACGATCCGCTGACCGCATCCGGGTCGGCGCTTAGTGAAGGTCTGGACTTCTGGAATGGCTTCGGCGGGTTCGACAAGGACGGAAGCGAGTACGTAGTTCGCCTCCGCGGCGGCCAGAACACCCCGCAGCCCTGGATCAATGTCGTCGCCAACGAGCGGTTCGGCTTCCATGTCGCAACTGAGGGCGGTGGCTACACCTGGTCACAGAACTCGCGAGACTACCAGCTTACCGCTTGGACGAACGATCCTGTAGTCAACCGGCCGAGCGAGGCATTCTACGTCCTTGACCGCGACAGCCGGGCCGTCATCAGCCCCTTCGCGGCCCTCGCAAGACAGTCTGACACTGTCTTCGAGGCGCGTCACGGGCTCGGCTATTCTAGCTTCTCGACCCGCGAAGAGGGATTGAAGATCACGCTGACGCAGACGGTTGACCAGCGGCGTCCGGTCAAGATCTCGTCGCTCAGCGTCCGGAACGAAGGTTCGACCCCACGGGAACTGCGAGTGTTCGCCTATGCCGAATGGCTGCTTGGAAACAGCTCGGCCAGGACGATGCCTTATGTGGTTACGAGCAATGACCCCGAGACGGGTGCTTTGCTGGCGACGAACCGCTTCAACACCGCCTATCGCCGTCACGCATTCTTAGGTGCGAATACAGAGCTTTCCAGCTTCACGACCAGCCGTCGCGATTTCATCGGCCGCTTTGGATCGATCGCCTATCCGGCTGCGCTGGCATCCCTGGAGGATCTGAACGGCTCGGTTGGGATTGACGGTGATCCATGCGCGGCGGTCGCCTGCGAAGTCACGCTCGCGCCCGGCGAGGAGAAGGAAATAGCCTTCTACCTAGGGGACGCCGAGACAGCGGAGGAAGCGATCGCGTTGCTGCGCGAAATTCGAACCGAAAATCCCGGCCAGATCTTGGATGCGACCAGGCGCCATTGGCGTGATCTCACCGGCAGGTTGTCGGTCGCCACACCCGACAAGGCCTTCGACGCCCTCGTGAACCACTGGCTTCCTTACCAGGCGCTCGCATGCCGCATCACGGCGCGCAGCGCCTTCTATCAGGCCAGTGGGGCATATGGCTTCCGTGACCAATTGCAGGACACGCTGGCTTTCCTCGCCCAGCAGCCGTCGCTCGCGCGGGAGCAGATCCTCGCGGCCGGATCGCGGCAGTTCCCGGAAGGAGACGTGCAGCACTGGTGGCTACCGCAGGGAGGAGCCGGCGTGCGCACCCGGATCGCCGACGATGTGGTTTGGCTCGCTTACGCCGCAAACGAATATATGCGGGTAACGGGGGACGACACCATCCTCGATGAGGAGCTTCCCTTCATCGAGGGTCCGATCCTCGACGAGAGACAGCACGACTCCTTCTTCGAGCCTGGCGCCAGCTCGCAAACGGCCACCCTCTATGAACACGCGGCCCGCGCTCTCGATCTGGCTGTCAGCCGGACCGGAGAACATGGATTGCCGCTGATCCTCGGGGGTGACTGGAACGACGGAATGAACCGCGTTGGCATTGGCGGGAAGGGCTCGAGCGTCTGGCTTGGGTGGTTCCTTCTCGGCACGCTTACCGAGTTTGCCGTCCATGCCGCAAAACGTGGAGACCTGTCTCGTGAAGAGCTCTGGAAGGAGCATGCCGCGCGGCTGAAAGAAGCGCTGGAGACTGCGGGCTGGGATGGGGCCTACTATCGGCGCGGCTATTTCGATGATGGTTCCCCGCTCGGCTCGGCGCAAAACACAGAGTGCCGGATCGATTCCCTTTCTCAGTCATGGAGTGTTCTCTCCGGGGCAGGCGATCCCGAACGCTCTGCTCAGGCGATGGATGCTGTCCTTTCGGAGCTCGTCGATGACAATACGGGGATCATCCGGCTCTTCACGCCTCCGTTCGCAGAAGCGGCCGTAGACCCCGGCTATATCAAGGCATATCCGCCCGGCGTGCGCGAAAACGGAGGGCAATACACCCATGCGGCGGCATGGGTGGTGCTCGCGCTGATCCGGCTCGGGCGAACAGATGAAGCCTGGCGTTGCTTCAACCTCCTTAACCCGATCAATCATACACGGGATGCGGAAGCTGCGGAGCAATATCGGGTGGAACCCTATGTGGTTGCAGCCGATGTCTATGGTGCCGGGGATCTCGCCGGGCGCGGTGGTTGGACCTGGTATACGGGTTCGGCCGGATGGCTGTACCGAGTCGCAGTCGAGGGCTTTCTCGGCATCCGCCGGGAGGCGGAGCGTCTTGTGGTCCGACCGACGATACCAGCCGACTGGCTGGGTTACTCAGCCGAGATCATGGTCGATGGTGTCCGCTACAATGTGGTCGTCGAGAGACGCGAGGAGGGACTCTCGGTTTCGGTCAACGGCATCCAAGTAGACGGCGACCAAGGTATCCTGCTGTCGGAGGTTTCCAGCAGAAGGATGCGGGAACAGGTTATCGCCTAA